The genomic region GATATCCCCACTCGGAGGCTATTTTGTTGAAATAGGAAGTGGCTTCCTGATAGTTAAAGGCTTTGTAAGCTTTGTAGAAAATCCCCTTTATCATAACGGGAAAACCAATTTCGTTAATGGCTGCGGTTAAATCCTCGTAGGAAACGACTATAAAACTCTCTGGCACTTTTAAACCAATATCTTTTGCTAACTCCGATACCCTATCTTTTGAACGAAGTTTAAACTGCTCCTTCGTAGGAAGGAAAGTCGATATTCCATAGCTATTAAGTTTTTCACTGTTTGCGATAAACAGGGGAAGTTCTGCATCAAGCGTGGGTATGACTGCATCAAGCCCAGCAGTTTCTTTTATGTAGAGAAGTCTGTTGATAAACGGTTCCTCACCTTCCGAAGGATACGGCATTATGTAAACCCTGTTAATCAACCAATCCATGTAAACGCCCGGTTCCATCGCATCGTATGCCAATCCAACTATCGCTGTTTCTTTATATTTCTCTTTAATGCCTTTTATAACCCCAATACCTGGACCTGGATTGTCAACAGCGTTTATTCCGGAGACGGCAACTTTACACATTTTCTTCTCCCTCTCGACCTGCAAGTCCTAAAAGTCTCAATTGCTCAATAAAATCAGTAACATCTCTCGTCGCCTCTTCCCTGTCAACTTCAAATTCCTCAGTCAGAGCCTCAACAATATCCTCAACATCTTTACCCTCTTTAAGCAAGTTGAGAATAAACAATCCCGTTTTATTAACTGTGAAACTGTTCCCCGTTTCTGGGTCAAAGATGAAACCCTCCTCGCTTATAGCCAGTCTATTCAGTTTATTCATAACTCCTCCGCAATTACTGAGATATCATCGCAGCTATATCTCTCGGTAAAACACCGTTTTTAGCCGCTATAGATCTTAACGTCTCATCAGGTAATGCCACTATTCCTTTTTTCTGCAGCTTTTCCATACACTCATCCACAGTGAGTCCATTCATTAAACAGGCTTCTTTAAGCGTCATCCTGCCAAAACCCACTCTCATTCCCGTTGTATATGTCCTTCTAACTGCCCTCTTTATAAGATTATAAACCATTGCAGGTGTAAGATGGTTATTTTCCGCTATCTCTTTTAAAGTTTCGTCTGGCGAAGCTGAAATTCCGTTTTGATGAAGTACAGAAAGAACAGTCTGAAGCGGAATGTCATCTTTCAGGCATAGCTCTTTCAAAGTCATAAGTTCAGCATGGGGTAGAGGTGCCGCAGGAAGACGTCTTTCCCAACTTTTCTTTATCCCTTGCTCAATATTGATAATGGTTGAAAATGGTGGAAGTCCGGCAATTGTAGCAGCGGTGCAGATAACGACCACCATGGCAGAAACGAGACTTTCCCTTTTAACCAGGTAGTTTTTAAGAGGTTTCCAGTTTAAAATTGTGTGCCATACGGCAAGAATAACTATGCCGATTCCAGATATAACATGAACTGCTTCCCACTGATCTTTTGAAAGTCCTAAAAGTCTCCATCCACTCCAGTAAGCAACCCTCCCGTAGGGCATTATGTAAAGAACGACGCTACTTATTATCAGAACCACCAAAGTGTAAAAAAGAAAGAGACTTACAAAAACACGTGAATTGCAAGATTTAGCGGACTTCTTTTTCATTTAGCCCTCCGCTAAAATTTTAAAGGAAGGCGGACTTTCTGTCCGCCAGAAAATTATCGGTTCTGCAATTTAAATTTTCTGTTAAGCCTGTTACAATTCCTTATCTTATATGTTACTCCTCTTTTTGGATTTTTGATAGTGCAGGCCATTAGACCTTTTATGTTTCTAAACCTCCAGAACGGAGGCACGTAGCCGGCAACCTCTATCGTATCACCGGGAACAATATCAAGGGAAGGGTAAAGCCATATAGGTGCAACCGCTATCTCTTCCTTACCATTTGGTGTTTTCACTTCAACTACCCACCATATAACCCTTTTGTTACCATAACCTGGACGCTGGTAAACTTTCGTAACCCTTCCACTTACGGTTATTGTTTGATAAGCAGCAACACTTCTTCCGTTATCTCCATAAACAACGCCTGCCTCGTGCTTTGAACCGACAATAGCTCTGTATTCAGCAGGCGTTATAAACTTAGGTTTATATTCTATACCGTACCTTCTCAGTATGGCCGTAAAAGCCCTCATGTGATTTCTCGAACCTTTCATAAGATTTTCATAAACAGTCGCAATGTCCCTGTTATCAGTCCTTTTTAGAGCATCCTGAAGATCTTTTATATCAAGGTCTTCTATAGTCGCACCAACTTCAAGGGCATCTATAAGGGACTTACTACCCTGTTTCACAAGTTTTGTATAAAGTCTCTGAAGTTTCTTATTCTCAAATTTCCCAAGTTTATCTCCCGTCCTTGCAACAGGATCCTCAAGGTTGTACCTATCAATCAAAAACTTAAGCATATCCATGTGTCTCTGCTCTGAACGGGCAATGTTTCTGAAAACCGGCATCTGCCACATTTCATAAAGAGCTGTGTAAACGTCCCTTGCTAATTTTTCCTCCTCTCTCATATGAAGAAGGTCTTTAATCTCCTGCTTACTGAGAGGCTGTTTTGGAAGTGATGCCACGTAGGCAGGGCCTATCCCCGGTAAAACAGTCGCATTTGTTGCAGCGCTAACTGTTGCACATGAAAATAGATTTCCCGCAAGAACTACTCCAGACAGTAGAACCGTTATTAACTTTCTCATAGCTTCCTCCTTTAGATTGTTTTCTAACTCTGCTGCTTATATGAGCAAGTACCGTGCCAAAATTTCCTTAACGGCTGTATCTCCTTGTTTCCAGTTCTATCAAAGATTTTGTAGAATTTTCCCGGCTTTACAGTCGGAAATTTTTCCGAAATAGGGGGTAATTTTTCCGTGGAATTTGAACTTTT from Desulfurobacterium sp. TC5-1 harbors:
- a CDS encoding DUF2202 domain-containing protein, with the protein product MRKLITVLLSGVVLAGNLFSCATVSAATNATVLPGIGPAYVASLPKQPLSKQEIKDLLHMREEEKLARDVYTALYEMWQMPVFRNIARSEQRHMDMLKFLIDRYNLEDPVARTGDKLGKFENKKLQRLYTKLVKQGSKSLIDALEVGATIEDLDIKDLQDALKRTDNRDIATVYENLMKGSRNHMRAFTAILRRYGIEYKPKFITPAEYRAIVGSKHEAGVVYGDNGRSVAAYQTITVSGRVTKVYQRPGYGNKRVIWWVVEVKTPNGKEEIAVAPIWLYPSLDIVPGDTIEVAGYVPPFWRFRNIKGLMACTIKNPKRGVTYKIRNCNRLNRKFKLQNR
- a CDS encoding HPr-rel-A system PqqD family peptide chaperone; protein product: MNKLNRLAISEEGFIFDPETGNSFTVNKTGLFILNLLKEGKDVEDIVEALTEEFEVDREEATRDVTDFIEQLRLLGLAGREGEENV
- a CDS encoding ATP-grasp domain-containing protein gives rise to the protein MCKVAVSGINAVDNPGPGIGVIKGIKEKYKETAIVGLAYDAMEPGVYMDWLINRVYIMPYPSEGEEPFINRLLYIKETAGLDAVIPTLDAELPLFIANSEKLNSYGISTFLPTKEQFKLRSKDRVSELAKDIGLKVPESFIVVSYEDLTAAINEIGFPVMIKGIFYKAYKAFNYQEATSYFNKIASEWGYPIIVQKVISGEEMNVVGVGDGEGGHFGMVGIKKLWITSLGKIWTGVTVKHEKMLKAAENFVEKYRWRGAFELECIVSGDDIYLIEINPRFPAWVYFSVGVGINLPARLLDAALGREPERRSDYEAGKLYIRFTDDFVTDMDTFQKIVTRGER
- a CDS encoding DUF4405 domain-containing protein; this translates as MKKKSAKSCNSRVFVSLFLFYTLVVLIISSVVLYIMPYGRVAYWSGWRLLGLSKDQWEAVHVISGIGIVILAVWHTILNWKPLKNYLVKRESLVSAMVVVICTAATIAGLPPFSTIINIEQGIKKSWERRLPAAPLPHAELMTLKELCLKDDIPLQTVLSVLHQNGISASPDETLKEIAENNHLTPAMVYNLIKRAVRRTYTTGMRVGFGRMTLKEACLMNGLTVDECMEKLQKKGIVALPDETLRSIAAKNGVLPRDIAAMISQ